In one window of Oryza sativa Japonica Group chromosome 9, ASM3414082v1 DNA:
- the LOC4346460 gene encoding probable plastid-lipid-associated protein 2, chloroplastic encodes MAGSSSLSTLSLCTQSPSPSPVASARLVAPAVLGFAGAPRFPTLRAAPRRLTARAVAGDAEDEWGKEPAADQGGAAAAVAEAPADVPVTSEVAELKAKLKEALYGTERGLRASSETRAEVVELITQLEARNPTPAPTEALTLLNGKWILAYTSFSQLFPLLGSGSLPQLVKVEEISQTIDSENFTVQNCIKFSGPLATTSVSTNAKFEVRSPKRVQIKFDEGIIGTPQLTDSIVLPEKFELFGQNIDLTPLKGIFSSIENAASSVARTISGQPPLKIPIRTDNAESWLLTTYLDDELRISRGDGSSIFVLFKEGSTLLY; translated from the exons ATGGCGGGGTCGTCGTCCCTCAGCACGCTCTCCCTCTGCACGCAGTCGCCATCACCGTCACCGGTGGCGTCCGCCCGCCTCGTGGCACCGGCtgtcctcggtttcgccggggCCCCGCGGTTCCCGACGCTGCGGGCCGCGCCACGGCGGCTgacggcgcgggcggtggcCGGGGACGCCGAGGACGAGTGGGGGAAGGAGCCGGCGGCGGACCAGGGCggtgccgccgcggcggtggccgagGCGCCCGCGGATGTGCCGGTGACGAGCGAGGTCGCGGAGCTCAAGGCGAAGCTGAAGGAGGCGCTGTACGGTACGGAGCGCGGCCTGCGCGCGTCCAGCGAGACGCGCGCGGAGGTGGTCGAGCTCATCACGCAGCTCGAGGCCCGCAACCCCACGCCGGCGCCCACCGAGGCGCTCACCCTCCTCAACGGCAAGTGGATCCTCGC GTACACCTCATTTTCACAGCTATTCCCACTATTGGGGTCTGGTAGTTTGCCTCAGCTTGTCAAGGTGGAAGAAATATCACAAACTATTGATTCTGAGAACTTCACGGTTCAGAATTGCATCAAGTTTTCAGGACCTTTAGCAACAACTTCAGTGTCTACCAATGCCAAATTTGAAGTTCGAAGTCCCAAACGTGTACAG atcaaatttgatgaaggCATTATCGGCACTCCACAATTGACTGATTCTATTGTACTACCTGAGAAGTTTGAGTTATTTGGGCAGAATATTGACCTGACCCCATTGAAGGGCATATTTTCATCAATTGAAAATGCAGCATCCTCAGTTGCTAGAACCATCTCTGGTCAACCTCCACTAAAGATACCAATTAGGACTGACAATGCTGAGTCTTGGTTGCTCACAACCTACCTTGATGATGAGCTTAGAATCTCCAGAGGTGATGGCAGCAGCATCTTTGTACTGTTTAAGGAAGGAAGCACCCTCCTATATTAA
- the LOC4346461 gene encoding uncharacterized protein: MGGYENGDSPAAAAGDGGVILGVDGGTTNTVCVCLPVAMPPPESPGAVPVLSRAVAGCSNRNSVGESAALETLEQVMAQALTLVNTDRSAVRAVCLAVSGVNHPSDQQRMLDWIRDLFPGHVKFYVENDAVAALASGTMGKLHGCVLIAGTGSIAYGVTEDGKVARAAGAGPVLGDWGSGYGIAAQALTAVVKAYDGRGPHTNLTREILRKLELSSPDELIGWTYADPSWARIAALVPVVVSSAEDGDEVANKILHDSVQELADSVVAVVRRLKLCGEDGMDQFPLVLVGGVLEGNKKWNISGEVVRCISKVFPGVHPIRPEVEPAIGAALLAWNHHRKGLKLENGS; the protein is encoded by the exons ATGGGCGGCTACGAGAACGGCgactcgccggcggccgccgccggagacggcggcgtcatcctgggcgtcgacggcggcaccACTAACACCGTCTGCGTCTGCCTGCCGgtcgcaatgccgccgccggaatCGCCCGGCGCCGTCCCCGTCTtgtcccgcgccgtcgccggctgctCCAACCGCAACTCCGTCGGAG AAAGTGCTGCACTGGAAACTCTAGAACAGGTCATGGCACAGGCCCTCACATTGGTCAACACGGATCGTTCAGCTGTCCGTGCAGTTTGTTTAGCTGTATCTGGAGTTAACCATCCTTCTGATCAGCAGAGGATGCTAGACTGGATTCG AGATCTCTTCCCTGGCCATGTCAAGTTTTATGTGGAAAATGATGCGGTGGCAGCTCTGGCCAGTGGTACAATGGGAAAGCTACATGGCTGTGTATTGATAGCGGGCACTGGAAGCATAGCTTATGGGGTCACTGAAGATGGAAAGGTAGCAAGAGCAGCTGGTGCTGGACCTGTTTTGGGCGACTGGGGTAG TGGATATGGCATTGCTgcacaggccctgacagcagtCGTAAAAGCATACGATGGCCGTGGACCTCATACTAATCTTACAAGAGAGATCCTTAGGAAGCTTGAGCTTTCTTCACCAGATGAATTGATTGG GTGGACGTATGCAGATCCATCTTGGGCCCGTATTGCAGCACTTGTTCCTGTTGTGGTATCTTCTGCTGAAGATGGTGATGAAGTAGCAAACAAAATATTGCATGATTCAGTGCAGGAGTTAGCTGATAGTGTTGTTGCTGTTGTTCGGCGCCTTAAATTGTGTGGTGAAG ATGGAATGGACCAATTTCCGCTTGTTTTGGTTGGAGGTGTTCTCGAAGGCAACAAAAAATGGAACATTAGTGGTGAGGTTGTAAGATGTATTTCCAAAGTCTTCCCAGGCGTCCATCCTATTCGACCTGAG GTGGAACCAGCCATTGGTGCAGCATTACTAGCTTGGAACCATCATCGCAAAGGACTGAAACTGGAAAACGGAAGTTGA
- the LOC4346462 gene encoding WPP domain-associated protein produces the protein MAESLETLDVPLAHSDMNGSSTVQGEPSDENELIVDDLDAIWNELNTSLHVSRYVTDSVMKGTISAVEQESARQIASKDAEIAFLNEKLHQFRNSGLSLSEGRDKLYEEIYNLRQQLVTLSKSLLNSEWGLSVSHYNNFEGAEDESKHRGNEKSSKDGITKENGSKGSNEDIFIDPTVLKHMDRDELVAHFNKMMNQMKRQHDSTLQEKTEEIFRLKRENLKKEGPNPWHLRNNKEFELMRKKIWEVITKLDEVLVENKRTIRIKSDVFPGQQDKIKVVDSHNHQLQGAPTDNEEEECTTLIKASHFTPIETNYLNQIRRLESDIEDASIVTIVREETEKILVTEFISEIKMGLHGYEMEFNMNLDFWSIIQKEAIAEAASNINSFLLKYSEENSCAEAQSLHMQEMDKLKLNVDTFNLVIREKEEYLSQIEFKAIEDHLDFLRHELDSLRGKVAKQDSGISDKCRDFDVIVSRLEQALQHVHRNEIALKELNDRFRTVSDSQKEVEKQNKVLHAIIKEKEKGFSSSISKEKEFTECMRCVVESMRGFEKLVTDQQTIIAHKVQHNESRFSLLKEQCKILAKEGNTLRKKALRYKEISETRASNLQKAELEVDLLGDEVEALTDLLAKIYIALDHYSPVLQYYTGVMEILNMIKKHLNMSK, from the exons ATGGCGGAGAGCCTGGAGACCCTGGATGTACCATTAGCACATAGCGATATGAATGGAAGCTCCACTGTCCAGGGAGAACCTTCAGATGAAAATGAGTTGATTGTAGATGACTTGGACGCCATTTGGAATGAATTAAATACCAGTCTTCATGTTTCAAGATATGTTACTGACTCTGTTATGAAGGGAACTATAAGTGCTGTAGAGCAAGAATCAGCTCGCCAGATTGCATCTAAGGATGCAGAGATAGCATTCTTGAACGAAAAGCTGCATCAATTCAGAAATAGTGGCCTGAGTTTATCTGAGGGCCGAGATAAACTCTATGAAGAAATTTATAACCTTCGCCAACAGCTTGTGACTCTTTCTAAGTCACTCTTGAATTCTGAGTGGGGGCTTTCAGTATCACACTATAACAACTTTGAAGGCGCAGAAGATGAAAGTAAGCATAGAGGGAATGAAAAATCCTCTAAAGATGGTATAACTAAGGAAAATGGTTCTAAAGGCTCCAATGAAGATATTTTTATTGATCCAACAGTTCTGAAGCACATGGATAGGGATGAGTTGGTAGCCCATTTCAATAAAATGATGAATCAAATGAAACGGCAGCATGATTCGACTTTGCAAGAGAAGACGGAAGAGATATTTAGACTAAAGCGGGAGAACCTAAAAAAAGAAGGACCTAACCCCTGGCATTTACGCAATAATAAAGAATTTGAGCTCATGAGGAAGAAAATTTGGGAAGTTATTACAAAATTGGATGAGGTCCTTGTGGAGAATAAAAGAACCATCCGCATCAAGAGTGATGTATTTCCTGGTCAACAAGACAAAATCAAGGTTGTAGATTCTCACAACCATCAGTTGCAAGGTGCTCCAACTGACAATGAAGAGGAAGAATGCACTACTCTAATTAAGGCTTCACATTTCACACCCATTGAGACAAATTACCTGAATCAGATTAGGAGGTTAGAATCTGATATTGAAGATGCCAGCATTGTAACCATAGTTAGAGAAGAGACAGAAAAGATTTTAGTAACAGAGTTTATTAGTGAAATAAAAATGGGATTGCATGGTTATGAGATGGAGTTTAATATGAATCTGGACTTTTGGTCAATTATTCAGAAAGAGGCCATAGCTGAAGCAGCTTCAAACATTAATTCATTTTTGTTAAAATACAGCGAGGAAAACAGCTGTGCTGAAGCACAATCTCTACATATGCAAGAGATGGACAAATTAAAGCTAAATGTGGATACCTTCAATTTAGTGATAAGGGAGAAGGAGGAATATTTGTCACAGATTGAATTCAAAGCAATAGAGGATCATTTGGATTTTCTACGCCATGAACTTGATTCACTAAGAGGCAAAGTTGCAAAGCAAGATTCCGGCATTTCTGATAAGTGCAGGGATTTTGATGTCATTGTTAGCAGGTTGGAGCAAGCTCTGCAGCATGTTCATCGTAATGAGATTGCTCTGAAGGAGTTAAATGATAGATTTAGGACTGTATCAGATTCTCAAAAGGAGGTAGAGAAACAAAATAAAGTTTTACATGCCATCATtaaagaaaaggagaagggaTTTTCATCATCCATTTCTAAAGAAAAGGAGTTTACAGAATGCATGAGATGTGTTGTTGAATCTATGAGAGGTTTTGAAAAGCTTGTTACAGACCAACAAACTATCATTGCACACAAAGTTCAGCACAATGAATCAAG GTTTAGTCTATTGAAAGAACAATGTAAAATCCTTGCAAAAGAAGGCAATACTTTAAGAAAGAAGGCATTGAGATACAAGGAAATATCTGAAACAAGAGCCTCCAATCTTCAGAAAGCTGAGCTCGAG GTAGATTTACTTGGTGATGAGGTTGAGGCATTAACAGATCTTCTTGCAAAAATTTATATTGCACTCGATCACTATTCTCCTGTCTTGCAGTACTACACTGGT GTTATGGAGATCTTGAACATGATCAAGAAACATTTAAACATGTCGAAATAA